A DNA window from Candidatus Saccharimonadales bacterium contains the following coding sequences:
- a CDS encoding 3'-5' exoribonuclease has translation MLNDTQIYIVVDIETDGPVPGIYSMLSIGAVVSTSTEEVDSFYRKIAPLPGAQQYKETMDWWNMNPDIWEEATTDAEEASVVMQDFCKWVNSFGKAPVFVASPLTFDFGFVNWYIEKFADTNPFMDYSDVQRTLDLASFTAGKFNLPLSHSRSVHLPEHLLAGMPEHSHKAIDDARGYGVILRNILRTDV, from the coding sequence ATGTTAAATGATACGCAAATTTATATCGTTGTAGACATTGAGACCGACGGTCCGGTGCCTGGAATATATTCTATGTTAAGTATTGGTGCTGTCGTCAGCACATCTACGGAAGAGGTCGATAGCTTTTATAGGAAAATAGCACCTCTACCCGGTGCACAACAATATAAGGAAACTATGGATTGGTGGAACATGAATCCTGATATTTGGGAAGAGGCAACGACAGATGCGGAAGAAGCGAGTGTAGTAATGCAAGATTTTTGCAAATGGGTAAATAGTTTCGGCAAGGCGCCAGTTTTCGTAGCGTCTCCATTGACATTTGATTTTGGATTCGTAAACTGGTATATAGAAAAATTCGCAGATACTAATCCTTTTATGGACTACTCAGATGTCCAGCGAACTTTAGACCTCGCTTCTTTCACGGCTGGAAAATTCAATCTTCCGTTAAGTCATTCACGTAGTGTACATCTGCCGGAACACTTATTGGCAGGCATGCCAGAACACTCACACAAGGCTATAGACGATGCAAGGGGCTATGGGGTAATCTTGAGAAATATTTTAAGGACTGACGTATAG
- a CDS encoding response regulator, with the protein MAIKTVLCIEDDRFIGEMYIRSLKKAGYDVDWMVDGNDGLVAARNKPYDLILLDIMLPERRGSEILKVLRGSGTDLIPNTKVIVMTNFDQDEESRMAMEHAADAYLIKAEITPKKLLDVISKIDVAPPTDT; encoded by the coding sequence ATGGCGATCAAGACAGTTTTATGTATAGAAGATGACCGCTTTATTGGGGAAATGTATATTCGTAGCCTAAAAAAAGCAGGCTATGATGTTGATTGGATGGTTGACGGTAACGACGGGCTGGTAGCGGCCCGTAACAAGCCGTACGACCTGATTTTACTCGACATCATGCTACCGGAACGACGGGGAAGCGAAATACTTAAGGTGCTTCGTGGCAGCGGCACGGATCTTATTCCAAACACAAAAGTCATTGTTATGACTAACTTTGACCAAGACGAAGAATCACGCATGGCAATGGAACACGCGGCTGACGCGTACCTTATTAAGGCCGAGATTACTCCTAAAAAATTGCTCGACGTCATTTCAAAAATAGACGTCGCACCACCGACAGACACCTAG
- a CDS encoding HAMP domain-containing histidine kinase, with protein MEVEKQAKRPPMIRDYWPRYKKKAVILTVIMQIAVTLAIGGALIVGGVVTFSISFWITLVAVLAASIGLNVLLLFQLITPLGDVTSALTHISGEPTIIAPPNPNAKHFERDGFKPILQLIYELAAKEKPSESVAKTDQNPINFSTALDEMKSVGFIILDPERKVVYANDVAPVHVDNKEEKIIDLIFEHEDTLTAWLDKCEEQSVHAEYTWRRIANKITGEDDRKIYDINASYQKGSEAEVILTLFERTAEYKPEDDSLDFIAFAAHELRGPITVIRGYLDVLSDELAPKLDEDQIELLNRLVVSSNRLSSYVNNILNASRYDRRHLKVHLSEDSVAAIYDTINDDMQLRASSQNRMLAVHFPDDLPTIAADRASVSEVLSNFIDNAIKYSNEGGAVNVTASAEGDYVKVEIEDHGIGMPGNVVSNLFHKFYRSHRSRETVAGTGIGLYICKAIVESHGGTVSVRSEEGRGSTFEFTLPIYATVAEKLKASDNSNEGLIEHGTGWIKNHAMYRG; from the coding sequence ATGGAAGTAGAAAAACAAGCTAAGCGGCCTCCGATGATCCGTGACTATTGGCCACGCTATAAGAAAAAAGCAGTTATCCTTACGGTAATCATGCAGATCGCCGTCACGCTTGCTATTGGTGGAGCGCTTATTGTCGGTGGCGTCGTGACGTTTTCCATATCTTTCTGGATCACCCTAGTTGCCGTATTAGCAGCCTCGATCGGTCTGAACGTCTTACTTTTATTCCAGTTAATTACTCCGCTAGGAGACGTGACGAGCGCGCTAACCCATATATCCGGCGAGCCGACCATCATTGCGCCGCCTAACCCGAATGCCAAACACTTCGAACGCGACGGATTCAAACCGATCCTTCAGCTGATTTATGAACTCGCGGCAAAAGAAAAGCCAAGCGAAAGTGTCGCCAAGACCGACCAAAACCCTATTAATTTCTCCACCGCACTCGATGAAATGAAGTCAGTCGGATTTATTATCTTAGATCCAGAACGAAAAGTCGTATACGCGAACGACGTGGCGCCCGTTCATGTTGATAACAAAGAGGAAAAGATTATCGACCTTATCTTTGAACATGAAGACACCTTGACCGCATGGCTTGATAAATGCGAGGAGCAGTCAGTACATGCCGAATATACCTGGCGTCGTATCGCGAACAAAATCACCGGCGAAGATGACCGTAAAATTTACGATATAAATGCCTCGTACCAAAAGGGAAGCGAGGCCGAAGTCATCCTTACGCTGTTTGAACGCACGGCAGAATATAAACCCGAAGACGACAGCCTTGATTTTATCGCCTTTGCCGCACACGAACTGCGGGGGCCAATCACTGTCATTAGAGGATACCTCGATGTCCTATCTGACGAGCTAGCGCCAAAGCTCGACGAAGACCAAATAGAACTGCTTAACCGGCTAGTCGTGTCTTCTAACCGCCTTAGTAGTTACGTCAATAATATCCTAAACGCGTCAAGGTACGACCGCCGGCATCTTAAGGTGCATTTGTCCGAAGACTCCGTTGCCGCTATCTATGACACGATTAACGACGATATGCAGCTCCGGGCTTCATCGCAAAACCGTATGTTAGCCGTTCATTTTCCCGACGACCTACCAACCATCGCCGCAGACCGCGCCAGCGTTAGCGAGGTCCTAAGCAACTTCATAGACAACGCCATAAAGTACAGCAACGAAGGCGGAGCGGTCAACGTGACGGCGTCAGCTGAAGGAGACTACGTCAAAGTTGAAATCGAAGACCACGGTATCGGTATGCCAGGCAACGTTGTCAGCAATTTGTTCCATAAGTTCTACCGCTCACACCGCTCCAGGGAAACCGTCGCGGGAACGGGGATTGGCCTATACATTTGTAAAGCAATCGTTGAATCCCATGGCGGAACAGTCAGCGTGCGCAGTGAAGAGGGCCGGGGATCTACCTTTGAATTTACGCTCCCAATCTATGCGACAGTTGCCGAAAAGCTAAAAGCAAGTGATAATAGCAACGAAGGCCTCATCGAACATGGCACAGGCTGGATTAAAAATCACGCGATGTATAGGGGATAA
- a CDS encoding DUF3048 domain-containing protein: MNDETPKKHFWTKLRNWIKTHRTRTYIIAGAVLVVIAGIVAYVVLAQKSPQIFPQIIKVAPKPKPVVYYSPLTGEVVPDEATTKQAVTGIMIENSPDARPQSGIKDAGIVYEAIAEGGITRFLALYQQEKPALIGPVRSVRLYYVDWVAPYNASVAHIGGSKFALDEVRNGKYRDIDQFFNAGSYWRASDRYAPHNVYTSFERLDALNRAKGYTESAFIAFPRVDGKASVKPDATSVAINISSALYNTAYTYDPATNKYNRQLAGVPHTDREKGQITPDVVIAMKVNMSLVMEDGYRESITTNGSGEANIFQNGIVQTVTWHKADRASQITFTDAAGKEVPLVRGQTWITAVPNGGGSVSWK, from the coding sequence ATGAACGACGAAACACCAAAAAAGCATTTCTGGACTAAGCTGCGAAATTGGATCAAGACTCACCGTACCCGGACCTACATTATCGCCGGCGCCGTTTTAGTTGTCATCGCTGGAATAGTAGCTTACGTTGTTTTGGCGCAAAAATCACCTCAAATATTCCCGCAAATCATCAAGGTAGCGCCCAAACCAAAACCCGTCGTCTATTACTCACCCCTAACGGGTGAGGTCGTACCTGACGAGGCGACGACCAAACAAGCAGTCACCGGTATTATGATCGAAAACAGCCCCGACGCCCGGCCCCAATCGGGCATTAAAGACGCCGGTATCGTCTACGAAGCGATTGCCGAAGGCGGGATTACACGTTTCCTCGCGCTCTACCAACAAGAAAAACCCGCGCTCATTGGACCAGTCCGAAGTGTCCGCCTGTATTACGTTGACTGGGTTGCGCCGTATAATGCCAGTGTCGCGCACATCGGAGGCAGTAAATTCGCACTCGACGAAGTTCGGAATGGCAAATACCGTGATATCGACCAGTTCTTTAATGCCGGCAGCTACTGGCGGGCCAGCGACCGCTACGCGCCTCATAATGTTTACACAAGCTTTGAAAGATTAGACGCGCTCAACCGGGCAAAAGGGTATACGGAATCTGCCTTCATCGCCTTTCCAAGGGTAGACGGAAAAGCCAGTGTCAAACCCGACGCGACAAGTGTCGCTATCAACATCAGCAGTGCCTTATACAACACTGCCTATACATACGACCCAGCAACCAATAAGTACAATCGGCAACTTGCTGGCGTTCCTCACACGGACCGCGAAAAAGGCCAGATAACCCCTGACGTTGTTATCGCGATGAAAGTAAACATGAGTCTAGTTATGGAAGATGGCTACCGCGAGTCTATAACCACGAATGGTAGCGGTGAAGCGAATATCTTCCAAAATGGCATCGTCCAAACAGTTACCTGGCATAAGGCAGATCGCGCCAGTCAAATTACCTTTACGGATGCAGCCGGAAAAGAAGTACCGCTTGTCCGGGGACAAACCTGGATCACGGCAGTACCGAACGGCGGTGGGAGTGTCTCATGGAAGTAG
- the gltX gene encoding glutamate--tRNA ligase → MTDHIRTRFAPSPTGFMHVGNLRTGFFAWLTARNGGGTFVLRLEDTDKKREVEGSAEHILEVLTTLGITHDEGPDIGGPFRPYKQSERLETYQEWARKLIGSGRAYADPYTPEEMQTFRDQAKSEKRAFLYRQHRPENPPAWDGTTPLRFKSDPKAYAWHDEVMGDLSTGPEVVDDFILIKSDGYPTYNFAHIVDDAEMRITHVIRGQEYISSQPNYLNLYEALGVDFPVFATMPHIMAESGNKKLGKRDGAKDVLDYIHDGFLPEAFLNFIATLGWNDGTEQEIFSLDELVTKFSLSRVQRSGARFDEQRLLWLNGQWIRRLSLDDLYGRVENFWPESAKSSTEEHKKLVLSLVQDRLKTLKDLPLLTNYFFEEPTPNWEMLADNKQLKKVDHAEVKTLLEQTVLALRASEFTPEAVQDTLNRLLESTGQKPGILFSLIRLSVSWAPFSPALNDTLAVLGKDTVLARLERATATIK, encoded by the coding sequence ATGACTGACCATATCCGTACTCGTTTCGCTCCTAGTCCAACTGGTTTTATGCACGTTGGTAATCTTCGTACCGGTTTTTTCGCATGGCTTACAGCACGAAACGGCGGTGGAACATTCGTGTTACGCCTTGAAGATACCGATAAAAAACGAGAGGTCGAAGGATCTGCCGAACACATCCTGGAAGTCCTCACGACTCTTGGCATTACGCACGATGAAGGCCCTGATATTGGCGGGCCTTTTAGACCTTATAAACAGAGTGAACGCCTAGAGACGTACCAAGAATGGGCACGAAAACTTATCGGTAGCGGCAGGGCATACGCTGATCCTTATACGCCAGAAGAAATGCAAACATTTCGAGATCAGGCTAAAAGCGAGAAGCGCGCATTTTTGTACCGTCAACACCGGCCAGAGAATCCTCCAGCTTGGGACGGAACGACACCACTCCGTTTTAAGTCCGACCCGAAAGCATACGCATGGCACGACGAAGTCATGGGTGACCTCTCTACAGGCCCAGAAGTCGTCGATGATTTCATCCTTATCAAGTCTGACGGATATCCGACATATAACTTCGCGCACATCGTTGACGACGCGGAAATGCGTATTACCCATGTTATTCGCGGACAAGAATATATCTCCAGCCAGCCGAACTACCTTAATTTATATGAGGCCTTAGGAGTAGATTTTCCCGTTTTTGCAACTATGCCGCACATCATGGCTGAATCGGGCAACAAAAAGCTAGGCAAACGCGACGGAGCCAAAGACGTACTCGACTATATTCACGATGGCTTTTTACCAGAGGCATTCTTGAACTTTATCGCGACCCTGGGATGGAACGATGGCACTGAACAAGAAATTTTCTCACTAGACGAATTAGTCACGAAATTTAGCCTGAGTCGTGTCCAACGTAGCGGTGCACGCTTCGACGAACAACGCCTACTTTGGCTTAACGGCCAATGGATTCGCCGCCTTAGCCTGGACGATTTATACGGCAGAGTTGAGAACTTTTGGCCAGAAAGTGCGAAAAGCAGCACCGAAGAGCACAAAAAACTTGTTCTATCCCTTGTCCAGGATCGCCTAAAAACACTCAAAGATTTGCCACTACTGACAAACTATTTCTTTGAAGAGCCTACGCCAAACTGGGAAATGCTCGCCGATAACAAGCAGCTTAAAAAAGTTGATCATGCCGAGGTAAAAACTCTCCTTGAACAGACTGTTCTCGCCCTTCGAGCAAGTGAATTTACTCCCGAAGCAGTGCAGGATACCTTGAACAGGCTGCTTGAAAGTACTGGCCAAAAACCAGGCATCCTATTCAGCCTCATTCGCTTGTCAGTTTCATGGGCACCATTTAGTCCCGCTCTTAACGATACGCTTGCCGTGCTTGGAAAAGATACCGTGCTGGCACGGCTAGAGCGCGCAACCGCCACTATAAAATAG
- a CDS encoding PEGA domain-containing protein, which translates to MYHPPPKRKQLIQRIAVYVLMSISVVGLVTALVLIMLGYQFNRNDGKIEQGGLVQFDSHPGGVNVAIDGASFGTRTPSKTTMTSGDHFITMNRDGYRQWQKSVNVVAGSVLWLNYTRMIPNDLAPANVASFATLGGTLSSPDDKWMAIQEAPAAPVIKLADLSADEVKTSSLTLPSDSYTQPSAGQSQSFSLVNWDNDSHYLLVNHVYDGAKQEWLAVDTTDVSNTKNITKLFNVTASKLVFSATNNQVMYAQIGTEVHRLDLSSTVLSAPLLTNIAEFSSFDQKIGYVTLPDATTKQRSVGYLTEGANKPHVIRSYTDDANVPLHLSISKYFGDTYISIAHGDKVEVLQGDLPKSDTTRALALTTLVSMSVTGGAQYLSAKTEGRFIIAQQGASYVVYDLELKKTTTTALKGSAAVASELRWIDGYTLWSDQDSRLRLYEFDGANQQDIMQVEPGFSASISPNSKYLYGITKTSDGQYHLTRVRLIL; encoded by the coding sequence ATGTATCACCCACCACCCAAGCGAAAACAGCTCATCCAGCGAATTGCCGTCTACGTACTGATGTCAATCAGTGTCGTAGGGCTTGTTACCGCATTGGTTCTAATCATGCTGGGATACCAGTTTAACCGTAACGATGGCAAGATCGAACAAGGTGGCCTCGTGCAGTTTGATTCTCATCCCGGCGGCGTGAATGTAGCAATTGATGGGGCAAGTTTTGGTACCCGGACACCTTCCAAGACGACAATGACGTCAGGCGATCATTTTATTACGATGAACCGTGACGGCTACCGGCAGTGGCAAAAATCGGTGAATGTGGTCGCTGGGAGCGTACTATGGCTAAACTATACGCGTATGATTCCTAATGATCTTGCTCCTGCGAACGTTGCATCTTTTGCAACTCTGGGAGGAACATTGTCGTCCCCTGATGATAAATGGATGGCAATTCAAGAAGCTCCTGCCGCGCCGGTCATCAAACTAGCAGACCTGAGCGCGGATGAAGTAAAAACATCTTCTTTGACACTGCCTAGTGATAGCTATACGCAACCTAGCGCGGGTCAGTCGCAAAGTTTCAGCCTGGTAAATTGGGATAATGATAGCCACTATCTTTTGGTTAATCATGTATATGACGGCGCAAAGCAGGAATGGCTAGCCGTCGATACGACGGACGTCTCTAATACGAAAAATATTACGAAATTATTTAATGTCACGGCAAGCAAGCTGGTGTTTAGCGCAACGAACAATCAGGTGATGTATGCGCAAATCGGTACTGAAGTGCACAGGCTCGATCTTTCCAGCACCGTTTTGTCAGCTCCGCTCCTTACGAACATTGCCGAGTTTTCTAGCTTTGACCAAAAAATAGGATACGTGACGTTACCGGATGCCACGACTAAACAGCGAAGCGTTGGTTATCTGACCGAGGGAGCTAATAAGCCGCATGTTATCCGATCGTATACTGACGACGCCAATGTTCCCCTCCATCTTTCAATTAGTAAATATTTTGGTGATACGTATATTTCTATTGCTCATGGCGACAAGGTAGAAGTCTTACAAGGTGATCTACCGAAAAGCGATACGACGCGGGCACTTGCCCTGACGACGCTTGTCTCGATGTCGGTTACGGGAGGTGCGCAATATCTTTCGGCAAAAACGGAAGGACGCTTTATTATCGCGCAACAAGGCGCTTCGTACGTCGTGTATGATCTGGAATTAAAGAAAACCACAACGACTGCCCTTAAAGGCAGCGCGGCGGTCGCTTCCGAGCTTCGGTGGATCGACGGGTATACGTTGTGGAGCGACCAAGACAGTCGTCTGCGTCTGTATGAATTTGACGGTGCTAACCAACAGGATATTATGCAGGTAGAGCCTGGCTTTAGCGCATCAATAAGCCCGAATAGCAAATACCTTTACGGGATTACCAAAACGTCTGATGGCCAGTATCACTTAACGCGTGTCCGCCTGATTCTTTAG
- a CDS encoding sortase — MPPYNPRNTGPVVPTRHVLRPDDNGASAQHQEAAANVVRDQLDSIYSGSTDTPTPQTTPVVAAKEPVPQQSIEATSPYERTQTNHAVVQADQWKQYHSAWQDYYQKYYERYYVGQVYRAREALEARAGQATAAMTPLATIPDRQEETVEKKASDTFSRDEAMYDLRAKLVNKIQTSAVKVRKSRHFVPIAAALCVVLLFLFLQYNRVLFANVEAYVSPGNVDPANIIVDPTTAVAVSPDSKLIIPKINVDVPVNYTATPDYDGQMKAMENGVAWFGIPGANSKPGQVGNTVLSGHSSNDLIDSGSYKFIFARLDHIDKGDTIYANYNSTRYTYVVTKKEVVKPTDVSKLVYPTDKPVLTLITCTPLGTAINRLLVTAEQVSPSPGQAIAAPENDTSNNQSVSIPGNSPTFLQRIFGGGDS; from the coding sequence ATGCCACCCTACAACCCTAGAAATACCGGTCCAGTTGTGCCTACGCGCCATGTTTTGCGTCCGGATGACAACGGGGCATCGGCTCAACATCAAGAAGCCGCCGCGAACGTTGTTCGCGACCAACTTGACTCTATCTATAGCGGTAGCACGGATACGCCGACCCCTCAAACAACTCCTGTTGTTGCCGCAAAGGAGCCTGTTCCTCAGCAATCTATTGAAGCAACAAGTCCCTATGAACGAACGCAGACTAATCACGCCGTCGTTCAGGCTGACCAATGGAAACAATATCACAGCGCCTGGCAAGATTATTATCAGAAATATTACGAACGCTACTATGTCGGCCAGGTTTACCGGGCTAGGGAAGCGCTAGAAGCGCGCGCAGGCCAGGCAACTGCGGCGATGACACCACTCGCCACGATTCCCGACAGGCAGGAAGAAACCGTCGAGAAAAAAGCCAGCGACACCTTCAGCCGCGACGAGGCGATGTACGACCTGCGGGCAAAACTTGTTAATAAAATACAGACGTCAGCAGTAAAAGTACGTAAAAGCCGGCATTTCGTTCCTATCGCGGCGGCACTTTGCGTTGTTCTTTTATTCTTGTTCCTGCAATACAACCGGGTGCTCTTTGCAAACGTCGAAGCGTACGTTAGTCCTGGGAACGTTGATCCTGCCAATATCATCGTCGATCCTACGACAGCCGTAGCCGTCAGTCCCGACTCAAAGCTTATTATTCCTAAAATCAACGTCGATGTTCCTGTTAATTACACCGCGACGCCGGATTACGACGGGCAAATGAAGGCGATGGAAAACGGCGTGGCGTGGTTTGGCATTCCTGGTGCCAATAGCAAACCTGGCCAAGTAGGTAATACCGTATTATCCGGCCATTCGAGTAACGACCTCATTGATTCAGGCAGTTATAAATTTATTTTTGCCCGGCTTGATCATATTGATAAGGGTGATACTATTTATGCCAACTATAACTCAACGCGGTACACCTATGTCGTGACAAAAAAAGAAGTAGTAAAGCCTACGGATGTGAGCAAACTAGTGTACCCGACCGATAAGCCAGTCCTTACCCTCATCACCTGTACGCCTTTAGGAACAGCGATCAACCGTCTGCTTGTCACGGCAGAACAAGTGAGCCCAAGCCCCGGGCAGGCTATAGCAGCACCCGAAAATGACACATCAAATAATCAAAGCGTTTCGATCCCTGGTAACTCTCCGACATTCCTACAGCGAATCTTTGGCGGCGGAGATAGCTAG
- a CDS encoding HAD-IB family phosphatase, with translation MPAKRKFAAFDIDGTLFRWQLFHEFVFALKDAGQLDAKTAGLIDDRFLAWTSRKISFGEYEATIVDALSACISNLSLAMLEEASSKVVKASGHKVYKFTRDYIKQLKDDGYFLLAITGSHQEIAQPFAEQYGFDDCIGVLFERNGDVFTGNYERYVYGRKGELITEYAKSHNLTFKDSVAVGDSKGDASMLEIVEKPLAFNPAHDFLEIAMEKGWKVVIERKDVAYELQKGQDGTYLLAQADQL, from the coding sequence ATGCCCGCTAAACGCAAATTCGCCGCATTCGATATTGACGGTACCTTATTCCGTTGGCAGTTATTTCATGAATTCGTATTCGCCCTAAAAGACGCTGGCCAGCTTGACGCTAAAACAGCCGGACTTATTGATGACCGCTTTTTAGCATGGACTAGCCGCAAAATATCTTTCGGCGAATACGAAGCGACCATCGTTGACGCGCTCAGCGCCTGCATATCGAACCTGTCTTTAGCGATGCTCGAGGAAGCATCATCCAAGGTCGTTAAAGCATCGGGCCACAAGGTATATAAATTTACCCGTGACTACATTAAACAGTTAAAAGATGACGGGTATTTTCTTTTAGCCATCACCGGATCACACCAGGAAATCGCGCAACCTTTTGCCGAACAATACGGCTTTGATGATTGTATAGGCGTGTTGTTCGAACGTAACGGAGATGTCTTTACGGGCAACTATGAACGCTATGTCTATGGGCGCAAGGGAGAGCTCATCACGGAATATGCCAAATCCCATAACTTAACGTTTAAAGACAGCGTTGCCGTTGGAGATTCGAAAGGTGACGCGTCAATGCTAGAAATCGTCGAAAAACCTTTGGCATTTAACCCCGCCCATGACTTCCTGGAAATTGCCATGGAAAAAGGCTGGAAAGTAGTTATCGAACGCAAAGACGTTGCGTACGAACTACAGAAAGGACAGGATGGAACATACCTACTGGCGCAAGCAGACCAGCTCTAG
- a CDS encoding MazG-like family protein — MTAKKPTFEDATQAVIQHALERHWEAIPARGIAISMSLEANELLEHYQWQEEPVGDMHELSDELADVLIYAIQFAKHYDIDISEAIMKKLEKSAIKYPVEKFTSTDPKERRKNWLEIKKNHKKDTIL, encoded by the coding sequence ATGACCGCAAAAAAACCCACGTTCGAGGATGCCACTCAAGCTGTTATCCAACACGCTCTCGAAAGACACTGGGAGGCTATCCCCGCAAGAGGAATCGCGATCTCTATGTCGCTTGAAGCGAATGAATTACTTGAACATTACCAATGGCAAGAAGAGCCAGTCGGTGACATGCATGAGCTATCGGACGAACTTGCCGATGTTTTGATTTACGCCATCCAGTTTGCCAAGCATTACGATATCGACATTAGTGAAGCAATCATGAAAAAGTTAGAAAAAAGCGCCATAAAATACCCGGTTGAAAAATTCACCTCGACAGATCCAAAAGAGCGCAGGAAAAATTGGCTGGAGATAAAAAAGAACCACAAAAAGGACACTATTTTATAG
- a CDS encoding exodeoxyribonuclease III, translating to MKLYSWNVNGIRAVVNKGTFQEFIAKHQPDILCLQETKAEQGQAVIDMPGYEEYWNSAGKKGYSGTAIFTKTTPLSVTKGFTDDIAKKYGLADNSYGDPNKEGRIISAEFEDFYVVTVYTPNSKGDLSRLDLRYKQWDPAFLEHVQTLEKSKPVLFCGDLNVAHEEIDLANPKPNIGKHGFTDEERERFGDFVKAGYTDTYRAQHPDKADAYTWWTHWANARARNVGWRIDYWMASKGISDKIVNAEIHPDVLGSDHCPISIEIKV from the coding sequence ATGAAATTATACTCATGGAACGTCAACGGAATTCGTGCCGTCGTGAACAAAGGCACGTTTCAAGAATTTATCGCAAAGCATCAACCAGATATTCTTTGCCTGCAAGAAACAAAAGCCGAACAGGGCCAAGCCGTCATCGACATGCCTGGCTACGAAGAATACTGGAACAGCGCCGGCAAAAAAGGGTATAGCGGCACAGCCATTTTTACCAAAACAACGCCCCTCAGTGTGACCAAGGGGTTTACTGACGATATCGCCAAAAAATATGGCCTGGCAGACAATAGTTACGGCGACCCTAACAAAGAGGGTAGGATTATTAGCGCTGAATTTGAAGATTTTTACGTCGTTACCGTCTACACGCCAAATTCCAAAGGGGACTTATCCCGACTTGACCTTCGCTACAAACAATGGGACCCGGCATTCCTAGAACACGTTCAAACGCTTGAAAAATCCAAGCCCGTTCTTTTTTGCGGCGATTTAAACGTTGCTCATGAAGAAATCGACCTTGCCAATCCAAAACCAAATATTGGCAAACACGGGTTCACTGATGAAGAGCGTGAGCGCTTCGGCGATTTCGTAAAAGCCGGCTACACCGATACATACCGCGCACAGCATCCAGATAAAGCCGACGCCTACACCTGGTGGACACACTGGGCGAACGCCCGTGCCCGAAATGTCGGATGGCGGATAGATTACTGGATGGCCAGTAAGGGCATCTCCGACAAAATCGTAAACGCCGAAATTCACCCTGACGTCTTGGGGTCTGATCACTGTCCGATTAGTATCGAGATAAAAGTATGA
- the smpB gene encoding SsrA-binding protein SmpB, with the protein MAGKKKPSDRTKAVVNRRARFDYELGEEIVAGLVLTGPEVRAARDGHIQLKGSFVSIRNNELWLNNASFSLKLNQKGVVGARTIDTEPRKLLASRKQIDRLMISKKEGMTIVPTKLLTTGRFIKVVIALGKGKKNYDKRETIKRRDADRDAARAIKQR; encoded by the coding sequence ATGGCAGGTAAGAAAAAACCATCCGATCGAACAAAGGCCGTCGTTAACCGACGGGCGAGGTTTGATTATGAACTGGGCGAAGAAATCGTCGCCGGGCTTGTTCTAACTGGCCCCGAAGTTCGCGCCGCGCGGGATGGTCATATTCAGTTAAAGGGATCTTTCGTCAGCATTCGCAATAACGAGTTGTGGCTTAATAACGCCAGCTTTAGTCTTAAATTGAACCAAAAGGGAGTGGTGGGAGCGCGCACTATAGACACCGAACCGCGCAAACTTTTAGCCAGCCGGAAACAAATAGACCGTTTGATGATCAGCAAAAAAGAAGGCATGACAATCGTGCCGACCAAACTGCTGACAACCGGCAGGTTTATCAAAGTCGTCATCGCACTCGGTAAAGGTAAAAAGAACTACGACAAACGCGAAACGATCAAGCGCCGAGATGCCGATCGCGATGCGGCGCGAGCTATCAAACAACGGTAG